From the genome of Chloroflexota bacterium:
AGCCGATCCGCGACCCGCACGCCCGTGCCGCCCGGATGCGGGCCACCGGCCGTGTCGAGGAGGATCCGCTCGCATCGTCCAGCAGCGAGGTAGAGCCCGGCGCGGGCCACGATCGCATCCTCGGTCGACTCCGGGGCGGCGGGCCCCTGCTCCACTCCGGGCGGGAGGTGGAGCGCCTTCCACGTCGGCCGGGCGACGGATCCGACGAGCTCCGGAGGTTCGTCCCCCGACAGCTGGACGACGTCGGGATCCACCGCCCGGACGATCAGCGCGATCTCCTCGGCCGTCGCATCCGCCGTGACCGCCACGATCCGCGGCGTCGGCCGACCGCCACGAGCCGCCCTGGTCAGCCGGGCGAGCGCGGCCGCCTCGTGGAGGGCGAGGGCGCGCGGCGTGCCGGGGACGAGGTTGAAGCCGATCGCGTCCGCGCCGGCGGCCAGGACGGCGAGGACGCCGGGCTCGTCCGTCACGCCGCAGATCTTCACCAGCGGTTCGCGGGCCGTGGCGGCCGGATCCGTCGGCAGCGCACCCGCCGCGACGAAACGGCGGGCGCTGGCGGCCGGATCGGCTGCCCGGACGAGCGCCTCGCCGACGAGCGCCGCGTCGAACCCGAGAGCTCGCCAGCGGGCGATCGTGGACGGTTCGCGGACCCCGGACTCGGCGACCGCGATGCGGTCGGCTGGGACCGCGGCGCGCAGGCGATCGGCGCGCTCGAGGTCCACCTCGAGGGACCGCAGATCGCGGTTGTTGAGCCCGATGAGACGGGCACCGCTGAGGAGCGCCCGCTCGAGTTCGCGCTCGTCGTGCGCCTCGACGAGCGGCTCGAGCCCGATATCGCGAGCCAGGCCGACGAACCGGGCGAGCCGGCGGGTGGGATGCAGGACCGCGAGGAGCAGGACGAGGTCTGCCCCGGCCGCCCGAAGGAGCGGCAGCTGGCGCTCGTCGACGACGAACTCCTTGGCGAGGACCGGCACGCTCACGGCCTCGCGGACCGCCGTCAGGTCCGCGACCGAGCCGCCGAACCAGCGCGGCTCGCAGAGGACCGAGACCGCCGCCGCTCCACCGGCCACGTACGCCCGTGCCCGGGCGACGAGGTCGTCTCCCACGGCGATCGGGCCGGCCGACGGCGACGACCGCTTGACCTCGGCGATGAGATGGAGGCCGGGACGCGCGAGCGCCTCCGCGACCGGACGCGGCGGAGGCACCGCCGCCGCGTCCGCGCGACGCTCGAGCTCGCGAAACGTGGTTCCGGCGAGCTCGACGGCGAGATCGGCGGCGCGCCGGGCCGCGATCTCGTGGACGACGCCCGCCGCCGCGCGGGCTCGTTCGGCGGTGAGGGTCATGCCGGGGCTCCCCGGGGCCCGCCGGTCGTCGCGCCGGTCGTCGGGCGGGTCGACGAGGCGAGGAGCTCGTCATGATCGCGCCGCTCGTCCCGCAGCCGACCGAGGAGATGCGTCGGGCCGCCGGAATCGATGGTGCTGGCGGCGGTGGCGATCCCCTCCTCGAGCGTCGCGCTCCGGCCGGCGACGACGAACGCGGCGGCGGCGTTGAGGAGGACCACGTCGCGTCGCGGTCCCGGCTCGCCCGACAGGACGCGTTCGACGAGGCGGGCGTTCTCCTCCGGCGTCCCGCCGGCGAGCTCGGTGGTCTCCGCTCGCTGCAGGCCGAGCGTCTCGGGTGCCACGGTCCGGATCGCGATCCCATCGGGCGAGACGTCGTGGATGACGCCGCTCCCGTCGAGCGGCAGCTCGTCCACGCCCGCCCCGTACACGACGAGCGCCCGCTCGGTCCCGAGGAGACGGAGGACGGCGGCGAGTCGCGGGGCGGCGGCAGCGTCGCCGACGCCGACCACGAGCCGATCCACGGCGGCCGGGTTGGTCAGCGGTCCGAGCAGGTTGAAGGCGGTCCGGATGCCGATCTCGCGGCGGGTCGGCCCGGCGTGACGCATCGCCGGATGGAATGCCGGGGCGAAGAGGAAGGCGAACTGCATCGAGGCGAGTGCCGCCGTGGCGGACGCCGCGTCATGGTCCGTCCGGATCCCGAGGGCATCGAGGACGTCCGCCGAGCCGGAGCGCGAGGTGATCGCCCGGTTGCCGTGCTTCGCCACCGGGACGCCGGCGGCCGCGACGACGAGGGCCGCCGTCGTCGAGATGTTGAACGTCCCGCTGTGATCGCCCCCGGTGCCGACGATGTCGATCGCCCCCTGCGGGGCTGTGACCCGCACGACCCGCTCGCGCATCGCGGCGGCGAAACCGGCCAGCTCCTCGATGGTCTCGCCGCGCATCCGCAGCGCGACGAGCAGGGCGGCGAGCTGCGAGGCGGTGGCGGCGCCGTCCATGACCGCGCCCATCGCGCCGCGGGCCTCGTCCATCGAGAGCGTTCGACCGTCGACGACCGCCGCGAGCGCCCCTCGCACGAGATCGCTCATCGGTCCGCCATCCCGGCCGTCGCGAACGACCCGCTGACGGCGTCGAGACGGCTGGCCTCACCCTCGCCGGCCTGGCGGAGGAAGTTCGCGAGCAGGTGCGGACCGTCCGGAGTGAGGATGGATTCCGGGTGGAACTGGACGCCCTCGAGCGGCAGCGAGACGTGGCGAAGGCCCATGACGACCCGGTCCACCTCGCTCATCGCGGTGACGCGGAGCTCGGTCGGGAGCGTCCCCGCATCGACGCACAGGGAGTGATAGCGGGCGGCCATGAACGACGGCGGCATCCCGGCCAGGAGCCCGGCCCCGTCGTGGGTCACCTCGGTCGCCTCACCATGGACGAGGGTGGGGGCGCGGACGATCGACGCCCCGTACGCCGCCGCGAGCGACTGCATCCCGAGGCAGACGCCGAGGAGGGGGATCCCTCGAGCGGCGGCGACGCCGATCGCCGGCACGGAGACACCGGCGCTGCCAGGGTCGCCGGGCCCCGGCGAGATGACGATTCCGCGAAGCGCAGCCGAAGGGTCGTCCGCGAGCACCATGATCCCGTCGCCGGTGATCGCGTCGTTGCGGAGGACGCGGACGTCCGCACCGGCTGCCTGGAGGGCCTGGACGAGGTTGAAGGTGAAGCTGTCGTAGTTGTCGATGACGAGGATCATCGGCCGATCCCGCCGGCCGGCGCGACGGACTCGTCAGCGGGTAACCGGCCCGCCAAGAGCGGTCGATCGTCGGCTCCCACGGCGATGTCGATCGCTCGCCGGAGCGCCGCCGCCTTGTGCTCGGTCTCCTCGAATTCGCGCTCCGGGACGGAGCCCGCGACGATCCCCGCGCCGCTGTGGATGTGAGCCTGGCCGTCGCGGAGGACGGCCGAACGGATCGTGATCGCCGTGTCGAGATTCCCGTCGTAGCCGAGGTAGCCGACCGCCCCGCCGTAGAGCCCCCGGCGCTCCCGTTCCGCGGCCGCGATGAGCTGCATGGCCCGGACCTTCGGCGCCCCGGAGAGGGTCCCGGCGGGGAAGACGGAGCGGAGTCCGTCGACGGCGTCGAGGCCGGGCGCCAGACGCGCCTCGACGTGCGACACGAGGTGCAGGACGTGGCTGTAGCGCTCGACCTCGAGGTACTTCGTCACGGCGACCGTGCCCGGCCGGGCGACCCGCCCGAGATCGTTGCGGCCGAGGTCGACGAGCATGATGTGCTCGGCTCGCTCCTTCGGATCGCGCTGCAGTTGCTCGGCCAGGAGCTCGTCCTCGGCCGCTGTCGCGCCGCGCGGGCGGGTGCCGGCGATCGGGTGGGTCGTGAGCCGGTCGCCCTCGACCTGGAGCAGCAGTTCGGGGCTCGCGCCGACGACCTCGAAGCTCGGCGTCCGGACGAAGAACAGGTACGGACTCGGGTTGACCCGGCGGAGCGCGCGATAGATCGCGATGCCGTCGAGCGTGGTGCCGTCCGCGGTCACCGGGAGGTCGAAGGTCTGTCGGCGGGCGAGGACGACCTGGATGGCCTCGCCGGACGCGATCGCGTCCTTCGCCACCTCGACCGCGCGGATGTACTCATCGTGGCCGAGGCTCGTCCGGACCGCGGTAACCGCTGATCCGGTCGCGTCACGCGTCGCCGGGGCGGCGATCTCGGCGGCCGAGGGCCGCGCCGTCCTCTCGAGCGTCTCGAAGATGGCGGCCTCCGCGATCCGGTATCGCCCCTCGAAGTCCGGCGCCTCCGTGTGGAGCGAGGCGATCGCCGAGAGGGTGTGGGTCAGGTGGTCGAAGACGAGGACGAGGTCCGCCTCGATGTATGCGGCGAGCGGCACGCCGACCGGATCGTCGGGCGGGAGCGGGACGGTCGGCTCGAAGGTCGACGCAGCGTCGTATGACAGGGCGCCGACCGCGCCGCCGGTGAACCTGGGCATCCCTTCCAGCGGCGCGACCCGCCGGCGCGGCACGAAGGCGCGGAGCGCGGCGAGGGGGTCGCCGGACGGGACCGTCTCGCTCGGCAGGCTCGGGTCGTATTCGGCGACGCTCAATGGCCGGGTCAGGATGGTGGCCCGTCCGTCGCGAACGTCGAGGAGTCGCCGCGGCCCGATGCCGAGGAAGGAGTAGCGGCCGAGCCGCTCGCCGCCTTCGACGGACTCGAGGAGATACGCCGGGCCCCCGTCGTCGAGGCGGAGGAACGCGCCGATCGGCGTCTCGAGGTCCGCCGCACGCGTCGCCCGGAGGAGCACGGTGTCGGCCGCGCCAGCGAGGCGCTTCGCCTCACCGAGACTGAGCGGA
Proteins encoded in this window:
- the trpD gene encoding anthranilate phosphoribosyltransferase, which produces MSDLVRGALAAVVDGRTLSMDEARGAMGAVMDGAATASQLAALLVALRMRGETIEELAGFAAAMRERVVRVTAPQGAIDIVGTGGDHSGTFNISTTAALVVAAAGVPVAKHGNRAITSRSGSADVLDALGIRTDHDAASATAALASMQFAFLFAPAFHPAMRHAGPTRREIGIRTAFNLLGPLTNPAAVDRLVVGVGDAAAAPRLAAVLRLLGTERALVVYGAGVDELPLDGSGVIHDVSPDGIAIRTVAPETLGLQRAETTELAGGTPEENARLVERVLSGEPGPRRDVVLLNAAAAFVVAGRSATLEEGIATAASTIDSGGPTHLLGRLRDERRDHDELLASSTRPTTGATTGGPRGAPA
- a CDS encoding aminodeoxychorismate/anthranilate synthase component II, whose translation is MILVIDNYDSFTFNLVQALQAAGADVRVLRNDAITGDGIMVLADDPSAALRGIVISPGPGDPGSAGVSVPAIGVAAARGIPLLGVCLGMQSLAAAYGASIVRAPTLVHGEATEVTHDGAGLLAGMPPSFMAARYHSLCVDAGTLPTELRVTAMSEVDRVVMGLRHVSLPLEGVQFHPESILTPDGPHLLANFLRQAGEGEASRLDAVSGSFATAGMADR
- a CDS encoding anthranilate synthase component I family protein, whose protein sequence is MSTTDPLSLGEAKRLAGAADTVLLRATRAADLETPIGAFLRLDDGGPAYLLESVEGGERLGRYSFLGIGPRRLLDVRDGRATILTRPLSVAEYDPSLPSETVPSGDPLAALRAFVPRRRVAPLEGMPRFTGGAVGALSYDAASTFEPTVPLPPDDPVGVPLAAYIEADLVLVFDHLTHTLSAIASLHTEAPDFEGRYRIAEAAIFETLERTARPSAAEIAAPATRDATGSAVTAVRTSLGHDEYIRAVEVAKDAIASGEAIQVVLARRQTFDLPVTADGTTLDGIAIYRALRRVNPSPYLFFVRTPSFEVVGASPELLLQVEGDRLTTHPIAGTRPRGATAAEDELLAEQLQRDPKERAEHIMLVDLGRNDLGRVARPGTVAVTKYLEVERYSHVLHLVSHVEARLAPGLDAVDGLRSVFPAGTLSGAPKVRAMQLIAAAERERRGLYGGAVGYLGYDGNLDTAITIRSAVLRDGQAHIHSGAGIVAGSVPEREFEETEHKAAALRRAIDIAVGADDRPLLAGRLPADESVAPAGGIGR